The following are from one region of the Stigmatella ashevillena genome:
- a CDS encoding outer membrane lipoprotein-sorting protein yields MPMTVQPLLCAALAAVLLAAPTALALDAAEMKKLLEIIDDRQRNGGDYKSLAYLEQKEKDKADTVREALVYRRDADDKLMILFSKPKGEAGKGYLRLDKNLWSYDPNVGKWERRTERERIAGTDSRRADFDESRLAEEYEPTYEGEEALGKFKVHKLSLQARSGIDVAYPVIKLWVDTATSNILKRQEFALSGRLMRTLYYPKWQKLFSESKSAEVWYPQEIRIYDEVEKANSTVILIKSVDLRALEANIFTKAWLESKSR; encoded by the coding sequence ATGCCCATGACTGTTCAGCCCCTGCTGTGCGCCGCGCTGGCGGCGGTGTTGCTGGCCGCTCCCACCGCCCTGGCGCTGGATGCCGCCGAGATGAAGAAGCTGCTGGAGATCATTGACGACCGGCAGCGCAACGGCGGCGATTACAAATCGCTGGCCTATCTGGAGCAGAAGGAGAAGGACAAGGCGGACACCGTGCGCGAGGCGCTCGTCTACCGGCGCGACGCGGACGACAAGCTGATGATTCTCTTCTCGAAGCCGAAGGGAGAGGCGGGCAAGGGCTACCTGCGGCTGGACAAGAACCTGTGGAGCTATGATCCCAACGTGGGCAAGTGGGAGCGGCGCACGGAGCGCGAGCGCATCGCCGGGACAGACAGCCGCCGCGCCGACTTCGACGAGTCGCGCCTGGCCGAGGAGTACGAGCCCACCTACGAAGGGGAAGAGGCGCTGGGAAAGTTCAAGGTGCACAAGCTGTCGCTTCAGGCCCGCTCTGGCATCGACGTGGCGTACCCCGTCATCAAGCTGTGGGTGGACACGGCCACCAGCAACATCCTCAAGCGCCAGGAGTTCGCCCTGTCGGGTCGGCTGATGCGCACCCTCTATTATCCGAAGTGGCAGAAGCTGTTCAGCGAGTCCAAGAGCGCCGAGGTCTGGTACCCCCAGGAGATCCGCATCTACGACGAGGTGGAGAAGGCCAACTCCACCGTCATCCTCATCAAGAGCGTGGACCTGCGGGCGCTGGAGGCCAACATCTTCACCAAGGCCTGGCTTGAGAGTAAGAGCCGATGA
- a CDS encoding ABC transporter permease, translating to MLQILLIAFRNLLAHRRRTLLLGGAIAGVTALLIILMGVTNGMRATMLESATTLMSGHVNVGGFYKVTSGQAAAVVVNYPKIIELIHKEVPEVDYVSQRGRGWAKLVSDTGSMQVGVGGIDVAQEQGFRKILQIRQGKLDDLREPGTILIFEEQAKKLEVRVGDSLTLSAPTLRGTNNTLDVRVVAIAANVGMMSSFNTFVPSKSLQDLYQLKADTTGAIYLYLKNMEAIPAVQQRLREKLAAANYTLMDNDPRAFWMKFDSINREGWTGQKLDITNWEDEISFVQWVVKGLTFLTGFLTFVLLVIIAVGIMNTLWIAIRERTREVGTLRAIGMQRRRVLVMFLTEALMLSLSATLTGATLATVFCLAINAQSVRAPEVVQVMLLTENWFLKVDPGSVTFAVTLITLCAMAVSLIPSFLAARMKPVTAMHHIG from the coding sequence ATGCTCCAGATTCTCCTCATTGCCTTCCGCAATCTGCTGGCACACCGCAGGCGCACGTTGTTGCTCGGGGGCGCTATCGCGGGCGTCACCGCGTTGCTCATCATCCTGATGGGGGTGACCAACGGGATGCGGGCCACCATGCTCGAGTCCGCCACCACGCTGATGAGCGGACATGTGAACGTGGGCGGTTTCTACAAGGTGACCTCCGGCCAGGCCGCGGCCGTGGTCGTCAACTATCCCAAGATCATCGAGCTCATCCACAAGGAGGTTCCCGAGGTGGACTACGTGTCCCAGCGTGGGCGAGGGTGGGCCAAGCTCGTCTCCGACACGGGGTCCATGCAGGTGGGCGTGGGCGGAATCGACGTGGCGCAGGAGCAAGGCTTCCGCAAGATTCTCCAGATCCGGCAAGGCAAGCTGGATGATCTGCGGGAGCCGGGCACCATCCTCATCTTCGAGGAGCAGGCCAAGAAGCTGGAGGTGCGCGTGGGCGACTCGCTGACCCTGTCGGCCCCCACGCTGCGCGGCACCAACAACACCTTGGACGTGCGGGTGGTGGCCATCGCGGCCAATGTGGGGATGATGAGCTCGTTCAACACCTTCGTGCCCAGCAAGAGCTTGCAGGACCTCTACCAGCTCAAGGCCGACACGACGGGGGCCATCTACCTGTACCTCAAGAACATGGAGGCCATCCCCGCCGTGCAGCAGCGCCTGCGCGAGAAGCTCGCTGCGGCGAACTACACGCTGATGGACAATGATCCGCGCGCCTTCTGGATGAAGTTCGATTCCATCAACCGCGAGGGCTGGACGGGACAGAAGCTGGACATCACCAACTGGGAGGACGAGATCTCCTTCGTGCAGTGGGTGGTGAAGGGGCTCACCTTCCTGACGGGCTTCCTGACCTTCGTGCTGCTGGTCATCATCGCCGTGGGCATCATGAACACGCTGTGGATCGCCATCCGCGAGCGCACCCGCGAGGTGGGCACGCTGCGCGCCATCGGCATGCAGCGGCGCCGGGTGCTGGTGATGTTCCTGACCGAGGCGCTGATGCTCAGCCTCTCGGCGACCCTGACCGGCGCCACGCTGGCCACGGTCTTCTGTCTGGCCATCAATGCCCAGAGCGTGAGAGCGCCCGAGGTCGTCCAGGTGATGCTGCTGACGGAAAACTGGTTCCTGAAGGTCGATCCTGGCTCGGTGACGTTCGCTGTGACGCTCATCACGCTGTGTGCCATGGCGGTGAGCCTTATTCCCTCCTTTCTCGCCGCGCGGATGAAGCCCGTGACGGCCATGCACCACATTGGATGA